From the genome of Paraburkholderia flava, one region includes:
- a CDS encoding aminotransferase class I/II-fold pyridoxal phosphate-dependent enzyme, giving the protein MKQPPFKLERYFAAHEFTAKYLLCSSDPESMSIDELLAYEPGSAKGLGETWLGYTEYAGAPALRAELAKHYTSIDADHIIVHTGAQEAIFSFVNTMLAAGDHAIVHMPGYQSHYSVAQTLGVDISPWRAHEATGWSLDPDELETLLRPQTKALLVCLPHNPTGYLPSAEWFEKIVEFARRHGLLLFCDEVYRGLELDAADRLPAACDAYERGVSLSALSKSHGLAGLRLGWIATRDPDVLERMSTFKDYLTISNSAPSEYLAAIAVRHTDALIERATSITRANLAVLDEFFAGYPETFEWRRPKAGTIGFPRLKQHRADAFCLELLEKTGVLLLPSTLVDYGNSHIRIGFGRRNMTQILPIFDDYLHGIGAR; this is encoded by the coding sequence ATGAAACAGCCTCCGTTCAAGCTCGAACGCTACTTCGCCGCTCACGAATTCACCGCGAAGTATCTGCTATGCAGTTCCGATCCTGAATCGATGTCGATCGATGAACTGCTCGCCTATGAACCCGGCTCCGCCAAAGGACTCGGCGAAACGTGGCTCGGTTACACGGAATATGCGGGCGCGCCTGCGTTGCGCGCAGAGCTCGCGAAGCACTACACGTCGATCGACGCGGATCACATCATCGTCCACACCGGCGCACAGGAAGCGATTTTCTCGTTCGTGAACACGATGCTGGCCGCTGGCGATCATGCGATCGTGCATATGCCGGGCTATCAGTCGCACTATTCGGTGGCTCAAACGCTAGGCGTCGACATCTCGCCGTGGCGTGCTCACGAAGCAACTGGCTGGTCACTCGATCCGGATGAACTCGAAACGCTGCTACGTCCGCAGACGAAAGCGTTGCTGGTCTGTCTGCCGCATAACCCGACCGGTTATCTTCCTTCCGCAGAGTGGTTCGAAAAAATTGTCGAATTCGCGCGGCGCCACGGGCTGCTGCTCTTCTGCGATGAGGTCTATCGCGGACTCGAGCTCGACGCCGCCGATCGTTTGCCCGCAGCATGCGATGCGTACGAACGCGGCGTGTCGCTGTCCGCGCTGTCGAAATCGCATGGACTCGCGGGTCTACGGCTCGGCTGGATCGCCACGCGCGACCCCGACGTGCTCGAACGGATGAGCACCTTCAAGGACTATCTGACGATCAGCAACAGCGCACCGAGTGAGTATCTAGCAGCCATTGCCGTACGCCACACGGATGCGCTGATCGAACGTGCGACGTCGATCACGCGAGCCAATCTTGCGGTGCTGGATGAATTCTTTGCGGGCTATCCGGAGACGTTCGAATGGCGGCGTCCGAAGGCAGGCACAATCGGCTTCCCGCGACTGAAGCAACATCGCGCGGATGCGTTCTGTCTGGAACTGCTCGAAAAGACCGGCGTATTGCTGTTGCCCAGCACGCTCGTCGACTATGGGAACAGTCATATCCGCATCGGCTTCGGAAGACGGAACATGACGCAGATTCTGCCGATCTTCGATGACTATCTGCATGGTATCGGTGCGCGCTAG
- a CDS encoding GNAT family N-acetyltransferase: MTRLIRGNAVTVSKHVKPVQRTKVAYVRRGIEPVEIRRFDPERDSFDELTDMLHRAFARLGAMGLDCTCVDQSVSVTQSRAMRGDCHVAVSGGSLVGTMTLEAPDRASQCELYRRDDVASVRQIGIDPAWQKRGIGTLMLALADHWAATRGYAELALDTPHAAAHLIAFYRSQGFRIADCMQFDGKRYESAILCKPAVASRALATWSRRIALPRNTIAHAA, from the coding sequence ATGACGCGATTGATCCGGGGCAACGCAGTGACCGTGTCGAAGCACGTGAAACCGGTCCAGCGAACGAAGGTCGCCTACGTTCGCCGTGGCATCGAACCTGTAGAGATACGACGCTTCGATCCCGAACGCGATTCGTTCGATGAACTGACCGACATGCTGCATCGCGCGTTCGCAAGACTCGGTGCGATGGGACTCGACTGCACGTGTGTCGATCAATCCGTGTCGGTCACGCAATCCCGTGCGATGCGTGGCGACTGTCACGTCGCGGTGAGCGGCGGCAGCCTCGTCGGCACGATGACGCTCGAAGCACCGGATCGCGCGTCGCAATGCGAGCTTTATCGACGCGACGACGTCGCAAGCGTGCGGCAGATCGGCATCGATCCGGCGTGGCAAAAGCGCGGCATCGGCACGCTGATGCTCGCACTCGCCGATCACTGGGCTGCGACACGCGGCTACGCGGAACTCGCGCTCGATACACCGCATGCCGCCGCGCATCTGATTGCGTTCTATCGAAGCCAGGGCTTCCGTATCGCCGACTGTATGCAGTTCGACGGCAAGCGCTACGAAAGCGCGATTCTGTGCAAGCCGGCGGTCGCGTCGCGTGCGCTTGCAACGTGGTCGCGACGGATTGCGCTGCCGCGCAATACGATCGCTCACGCGGCCTGA
- a CDS encoding class I SAM-dependent methyltransferase: MNVQPSFDQINQRAWNSRDALREFTRDKTWTDPGEESAFAWCADECRNQPLLDIGIGAGRTIPMMKQISSDYTGIDYTAALLDEARARFPDTALHQMDARNMSALPSDHYALTTFSWNGIDCVSYDDRVSILKEMFRVTRPGGLVLFSSHNREGPGFRENIWSLMPRFSLNPLRYGWRTLRTIRVLPLSIYNYRRHARFHQNHEGYSIKTASAHYFGILIVYTTIAEQRRQLVSLGFVPEAIFNCDDGGRIDDSVQTNDAWWLHFVARKPLSA, encoded by the coding sequence ATGAACGTCCAGCCTTCGTTCGACCAGATTAACCAGCGAGCGTGGAATTCGCGCGACGCTTTACGCGAATTCACGCGCGACAAGACGTGGACCGATCCAGGCGAGGAATCCGCATTCGCGTGGTGCGCGGACGAGTGCCGCAATCAGCCCTTGCTCGACATCGGCATCGGTGCCGGCCGCACGATACCGATGATGAAACAGATCTCGTCGGACTACACCGGCATCGATTACACGGCCGCTCTGCTCGATGAAGCGCGGGCCCGTTTTCCCGACACCGCGCTGCATCAGATGGACGCGCGCAACATGTCCGCGTTGCCGTCCGATCACTATGCGCTGACGACGTTCAGCTGGAACGGTATCGATTGCGTGAGTTACGACGACAGGGTGTCGATCCTGAAGGAGATGTTTCGCGTGACGCGGCCAGGTGGCCTGGTGCTGTTCTCGTCACACAATCGCGAAGGCCCGGGGTTCCGCGAAAACATCTGGTCGCTGATGCCGCGTTTTTCGTTGAACCCATTGCGCTACGGATGGCGCACGCTGCGCACGATACGGGTGCTTCCGCTGTCGATCTATAACTATAGACGGCACGCACGTTTTCATCAAAACCACGAAGGGTATTCGATCAAGACTGCGTCGGCGCATTACTTCGGAATTCTGATCGTCTATACGACGATTGCCGAACAGCGTCGGCAGCTTGTTTCGTTGGGGTTCGTTCCGGAAGCGATATTCAACTGCGATGACGGCGGGCGTATCGACGATTCGGTGCAGACGAACGACGCGTGGTGGCTTCACTTCGTCGCACGTAAACCGCTTTCTGCGTGA
- a CDS encoding lactonase family protein has protein sequence MSKVRDAGVPAQQTRRVWLKSASALAAWSAMGSMAATPSQPVAHARAKSVAAAQTGKPLFAYVGTYTPNGLGIHRFRVDRQTGKLDALEPQRGIENPSALLVDPSQRFLFAVSEVKNYNGTTNGSVTAYTIEQGTGALQPINTVDSQGAGPVYLSLHPNGRFLMVANYNSGSVAVLPVAVDGVLGEAVSVQRPQAPAGAQHAAEGVPGSFAISDHDGPHAHTIVPSPDGRFAISTDLGVDRTYVWKFDATSGALSPNDPPFVAASAGAGPRHLAFHPNGRYLYEVTEEASTLVFYEYDAAAGVLTQKQSVSTLPPGYQGTSFASEIVLSNDGRFIYVANRLHDTIVQFRIASDGRVERLREVPTGGDYPRVIRFDPSGRFLYALNQRSDHIAVFAADIATGKLRFTDTYVGVGSPSDIAFASV, from the coding sequence ATGAGCAAGGTTCGGGATGCAGGCGTGCCTGCACAACAGACGCGCCGCGTCTGGTTGAAGAGCGCAAGCGCGTTGGCCGCATGGTCGGCGATGGGTTCGATGGCCGCGACGCCGTCCCAGCCCGTCGCCCATGCGCGAGCGAAGTCGGTCGCCGCCGCGCAGACCGGCAAGCCGTTATTCGCTTACGTAGGCACCTATACGCCGAACGGTCTCGGCATTCATCGCTTTCGGGTCGATCGTCAAACGGGCAAGCTCGATGCGCTCGAACCGCAGCGCGGCATCGAAAACCCTAGCGCGTTGCTCGTCGATCCGTCGCAACGTTTTCTGTTCGCGGTCAGCGAGGTGAAGAACTACAACGGCACGACGAACGGCTCGGTCACCGCCTATACGATCGAGCAGGGCACCGGCGCGCTGCAGCCGATCAACACAGTCGACTCGCAAGGTGCGGGGCCCGTGTACCTGAGTCTGCATCCGAACGGCCGCTTCCTGATGGTGGCGAATTACAACAGCGGCAGCGTCGCGGTGCTGCCTGTTGCGGTCGACGGTGTGCTCGGCGAAGCGGTGTCGGTGCAACGTCCGCAGGCACCGGCCGGTGCGCAGCATGCAGCGGAGGGCGTGCCCGGCAGCTTTGCAATCAGCGATCACGACGGTCCGCATGCGCACACGATCGTGCCTTCGCCCGATGGCCGCTTTGCGATTTCGACCGATCTCGGTGTCGATCGCACGTACGTCTGGAAGTTCGATGCAACGAGCGGTGCACTGTCGCCGAACGATCCGCCGTTCGTCGCAGCATCGGCAGGCGCGGGACCGCGACATCTCGCGTTTCATCCGAACGGCCGCTACCTGTACGAAGTCACCGAAGAAGCGTCGACGCTTGTGTTCTACGAATACGATGCGGCGGCCGGCGTGCTGACGCAGAAGCAGTCGGTATCGACGTTGCCGCCGGGATACCAGGGGACGAGTTTTGCTTCGGAGATCGTACTGTCGAACGACGGACGCTTCATCTATGTCGCGAACCGTCTGCACGACACGATCGTGCAGTTCCGTATCGCAAGCGACGGCCGCGTCGAACGTCTACGTGAAGTGCCTACCGGCGGCGATTATCCTCGCGTGATTCGCTTCGATCCATCGGGGCGCTTCCTGTATGCGCTGAATCAGCGCAGCGATCACATCGCTGTTTTCGCCGCAGATATTGCGACGGGCAAGCTGCGCTTTACCGATACCTACGTGGGTGTGGGCAGTCCGTCGGATATTGCGTTTGCTTCGGTTTGA
- a CDS encoding transglycosylase SLT domain-containing protein: MRGNRTLNRIGQRGFHPLWQPCLHSLWHPALAAVFGALLLMSPTAGAVAQSLAAPPFTASDATPGDAVMPASNDIVAMLRDQFRVARNDSVRIADAVLAEAHRHAMSPVLLLAVMSIESSFDRHAVSGAGARGLMQIMPSAHPQLIAHAKDLSDPAVNVRIGTTILRDYLDAADGDLDAALFRYSGGGRGYARRVMSQMQNFNARLTRTGSAPAQPTDARVLPVRYGQPATPSGCDADTSAASHATDCAATDSQS, translated from the coding sequence ATGCGCGGGAACAGAACACTCAATCGAATCGGGCAGCGTGGATTTCATCCGCTATGGCAGCCCTGCCTGCATTCACTCTGGCATCCGGCACTTGCGGCCGTATTCGGTGCACTGCTGCTGATGAGTCCGACCGCCGGAGCCGTTGCGCAATCACTCGCGGCGCCGCCGTTCACCGCTAGCGACGCTACACCTGGCGACGCAGTGATGCCTGCATCGAACGATATCGTTGCGATGTTGCGCGACCAGTTTCGTGTAGCCCGTAACGACTCGGTTCGTATCGCGGATGCCGTGCTTGCCGAAGCGCACCGTCATGCGATGTCGCCGGTGTTGTTGCTCGCGGTGATGTCGATCGAATCGAGTTTCGATCGTCACGCTGTAAGCGGTGCCGGTGCACGTGGCCTGATGCAGATCATGCCGTCCGCGCATCCGCAGTTGATCGCGCATGCGAAGGATCTCTCCGATCCCGCCGTCAATGTACGCATTGGCACCACGATTCTGCGTGACTACCTCGATGCAGCAGATGGCGATCTGGATGCCGCGCTGTTTCGCTATAGCGGCGGCGGACGCGGCTACGCACGTCGTGTGATGTCGCAGATGCAGAACTTCAATGCGCGGTTGACTCGCACGGGCAGCGCGCCGGCCCAGCCAACCGATGCACGCGTACTCCCCGTTCGCTACGGACAACCCGCTACGCCATCCGGCTGCGACGCAGACACGTCAGCGGCCAGCCACGCGACAGACTGCGCGGCCACCGATTCGCAAAGCTGA